From one Pyramidobacter piscolens W5455 genomic stretch:
- a CDS encoding pyridoxal phosphate-dependent aminotransferase → MSLSLSKKAMNLKPSATLAVGALAKEMKREGKTVISFSMGEPDFTSPKAVLDAGHDAITKGYTHYTASNGIAELREAICAYYKKHFGLDYAPNDVLVGAGAKPVLYCALAAILDEGDEVIVPAPAWVSYVEQIRLCGGKEVLVECGDTGNVPTLERMKAAITPKTKCIMLNSPNNPTGAVYDEATMKGIAQLALDHDLIIINDEIYERLVYGDAKFSEIVALCPAVKDRTIIVNGVSKAFAMTGWRIGYALGPSKYLKAMGSIQGHLTSNACSIAQYAALGGLRDADDVDVETMRKAFGARRELVFSLLDAIPRISYVKPDGAFYVLIDLKELLGKKHGDTLLADDAALCSDLLKSKYVAVTPGSAFFADGMMRIAYANSEDDIREGLRRFAEYVSEIK, encoded by the coding sequence ATGTCACTGTCTCTGTCGAAGAAAGCCATGAACCTGAAACCTTCCGCCACGCTCGCCGTGGGGGCCCTCGCCAAGGAAATGAAGCGCGAAGGGAAAACTGTGATCTCTTTCAGTATGGGAGAACCGGACTTCACGTCGCCGAAAGCGGTGCTCGACGCCGGGCATGACGCCATCACCAAAGGCTACACGCATTACACCGCCAGCAACGGCATCGCCGAATTGCGCGAAGCCATTTGCGCCTACTATAAAAAACATTTCGGGCTCGATTATGCGCCCAATGACGTGCTCGTCGGCGCCGGCGCCAAACCGGTGCTTTACTGCGCGCTGGCGGCGATCCTCGACGAAGGCGACGAAGTCATCGTCCCAGCTCCCGCCTGGGTCAGCTATGTCGAACAGATCCGCCTCTGCGGCGGCAAGGAAGTGCTCGTCGAGTGCGGCGACACCGGCAACGTGCCGACGCTCGAGCGCATGAAGGCCGCGATCACGCCGAAGACGAAGTGCATCATGTTGAACAGTCCCAACAATCCCACCGGCGCCGTCTATGACGAAGCGACCATGAAAGGCATCGCCCAGCTGGCGCTCGACCACGATCTGATTATCATCAACGACGAGATTTACGAGCGCCTTGTCTACGGCGACGCCAAGTTCAGCGAGATCGTCGCGCTCTGCCCGGCCGTTAAGGACCGTACGATCATCGTCAACGGCGTCAGCAAGGCGTTCGCCATGACGGGCTGGAGAATCGGCTACGCGCTCGGTCCCTCGAAATACCTCAAGGCCATGGGCAGCATCCAGGGACATCTGACGTCCAACGCCTGCTCCATCGCCCAGTACGCCGCGCTCGGCGGCCTCAGGGACGCCGACGACGTGGACGTCGAGACGATGAGAAAGGCTTTCGGCGCCCGGCGCGAGCTCGTGTTCAGCCTGCTGGACGCGATCCCCCGCATCTCGTATGTCAAGCCGGACGGGGCTTTTTACGTGCTGATCGACCTCAAGGAACTGCTCGGGAAGAAACATGGCGACACGCTGCTTGCCGACGACGCGGCGCTCTGCTCCGATCTGCTCAAGAGCAAATACGTGGCGGTGACGCCGGGCAGCGCCTTCTTCGCCGACGGCATGATGCGCATCGCCTACGCCAACTCGGAGGACGATATCCGCGAAGGCCTGCGACGCTTCGCCGAGTACGTGTCCGAAATCAAATAG